DNA sequence from the Ramlibacter agri genome:
TCCTGGGCAACTGTTCGTCGGTGCTGATGCCGCTGTTCTTCGGCTCGGCGATCGGCGTGCTGGGCGTGTTGCCCATCTTCTGGCTGAATGCCGGCGTGGCGGGGGCCGGGCTGGCCAGCGCGCAACAGGCGGTGCGGCGGGTGCGATGATGCGGCCGTGAAACACGGCTCGGACTTCGTGCGCAGCGGCAGCCTGAACGGCTACGTCGACCTGGTCCGCTCGCTCGGCCGCGACCCCAACGCCTTCCTGCGCAGCGTGGGCCTGAAGGCGAAGCTGCTCGAAGATTCCGAGATGCTGGTGCCGCGCGACGCCGTGCGCGAGCTGCTGGAGATCACCGCCCGCGCCACCCAGGTCGAGGATTTCGCACTGCGGCTGGCGGCGCCCCGCAGGCTCTCCACCCTGGGGCCGGTCAGCCTGGTGATGCGCGAGGATCCGACGCCGCGCGCTGCCCTGGACACGCTTTGCCGCTACTTGAGGCTGGTGAACGCGTCGCTGACGATCCTCGTGGAAGACGCCGGCAGCGTCGTGATCATTCGCGAAGACCTGCAGCCGACGCCCGGCCTGTCGATGCGGCAGTCGGAGGAACTGGCGGTGGGCACGATGTTCCGGATCCTGGCCGAATTGATCGGCCCGCAGTGGCGGCCGCAGGAGGTGTGCTTCGCGCACCGCCCGCCGCAGGACGTTTCCGCGCACCGCGCGTTCTTTCGCCGCACGCCCAAGTTCAACCAGGAGTTCAACGGGTTGGTCTGCTCGGCGAGCGACCTGTCGATGCCGCGCGAATCCGGCGACCAAGTGGCTGCGGGCTACGCCAGGAAGTTCCTGGAAGCGGACCTCGGCGTCGACCGCAGCCCGAGTGCGCAGCAAGGCTGCCGGCAGGTGATGCTGGCGCTGCTGCCCAATGGCACCTGCACCGCGGCGGAGGTGGCGCGGCTGCTGCGCGTCGACCGCCGCACCCTGCATCGCCGGCTCGATGCGGAGGGCCTCACCTTCATGCGTTTGCTGGACCAGGTGCGTTCGGACCTGGCCAAGCGCCACCTGCGCGAAAGCGACCTGCCGATCAGCGAGGTGGCCGCGCTGCTGGGTTTCGCCAGGCCCACCGGCTTCAGCCATTGGTTCCGCGGCGTGTTCGGCTGCAGCGCCTCGGAGTGGCGAAGCCAGGCCGGCCGGGATCAGGCCATCGCCGGCTTGCGCAGGAAGCCTTGATGCCCGCCGTTGCGGTTGGGCGCAAAGCCGTTGGCCTGCAGCGTCTCTTCCACCGTGTCGTAGAACACGCCGATCTTCAGGATCTCGCGCGCCTGCTGCGCCGTCGCGATGGGGCGGCCGAATTCACCGGCGATGCGCACCAGCTGCTTGATCTGTTCGACCGAACTCATCTTGCCGGTGCGCTGCTGGTTCCACAGCACGTCCTCGATGCCGCAGCGCACGTGCAGGCCCAGGGCCATGCCGATCATGTTGATCGGCAGAACGTTCAGCACCGAGCTTTCCACCGTGAGCACCGCGCCGTCCGGCACCGCGCGCAGCATGTTGGCCAGGTTGTAGATGTTGGCCTGGTCCATGCCGCCGCTGATGGCCACCCAGTTCATCACCAGCGGGCCCTTGTAGACGCCGCGGCGGATCATCCGCTCGATGGTCTCGAAGCTGTTGATGTTGTAGCACTGGAACTCGCTCTGGATGCCGGCGGCCGTGAGGCGGCGGATGTGCTCCTCGACCCAGCTGGGGTTCGAAGGCACGATCATGTTCCGGTAGGCCTCGTAGTACTCCGGGAAGCCGCGTGACACGCCGCGGAAGTCGTCCAGCCCGGCGTGTTCGGTCACGTTCATCTGCGTCGTGTTGACGGTGACGGTGACCTGGTCGGGCTTCGGGTCGAGTTCGGCCAGCATGTGCCGCGTGTCGTCGCTCAGCCACTTGGCCGCCTGGCCTTCTTCAGGAGCGAAGCTGATGGAGCCGCCGACCTGGATGACCATTTCCGGCACGCGTTCGCGCACGCCGGCGATCAGCTCGTTGAACTTCGACAGGCGCTTGCTGCCCTTGCCGTCGGCTTCGCGCACGTGCAGGTGCAGCACGGTGGCGCCGGCTTCGTAGCAATCCACGGCCTTCTGGATCTGGTCCTTCATCGCGATGGGGATGTCTTCGGGGAAGTCCGAAGGGATCCAGCCCGGCGCGTAGGGCGCGGCGGTGATGATCAGCGGCTGCTGGTTCTCGGGGTAGAGGTGGCCGTCGAGGAAGTTCATGGTGGGGTCCTTGGGGTCAGTTGGCGCGGATGTCGAACTTCTTGACGATGGCGGCGTTGCGCTGCGACAGCGCCTTGTTCTCGGCGAGCAGCGCGGAGGAGTCGACGCTCACGTCGGGCTCCAGGCCGGCGTCGAACAGCCGCTGCTGGATGGCCGGCGTGCTGGCCGCCTTCTTGATGGTCTCCTGCAGCTTCGCCACCACCTCGGGCGGCAGCTTGCTGGAGCCGTAGAAGCACAGCTGGCCCTGGAACTGGATTTCGGGGAAGCCCAGCTCGGTCATGGTCGGCACTTCGGGCAGGTAGGGCGAGCGCTTCTTGCCGGAGACGGCATAGGCGCGCAGCTTGCCGCTCTTGATGAAGGGCAGCGAGGCCACCATGCCGTCGAACATGATGTCGACCTGGCCGCCCAGCATGGCCTGGATCGCCGGCGGCGAACCGGAATAGGCCACGTGCTGCATGTCCAGGTCTTCGCGGTTGCTGAAGATCAGGCCCGAGTACTGCGACACCGTGCCGGCGCCGTAGCTGGCGAAGGAAGTCTTGCCCTTTTGCGCCTTCAGGTGCGCGACCAGGCCAGTGAAGTCCTTGGCCGGGTAGTCCGCGGACGACTCGAGCACATAGCTCGTGAGGGCCACGCGCGCCAGCGAGACGATGTCCTTGAGCGGGTCGTAGGGGACCTTCATCACCTGCGGCGCTTCCACCAGCATGTTGTTGGGCCCGATGGCGATGGTGTTGCCGTCGGCCTCGGCCTTCATCATGGCGCCGAGGCCGATCCAGCCGGTGGCGCCGGCGCGGTTCTCGATGACGACGGGCCGGCCGATGTCCTCGGAGATCTTCTGGCCGATGACGCGGGCGGCGATGTCCACCGTGCCGCCCGGCGGCGCCGGCACGATCACCTTCAAGGGCTTTTCGCCCAGCGCGAAGACGCTCAGCGACATTGACGACGCGATCAGGGCCAGGGCGGTACGCCGTCCGAATTGCTGCAGGTTCACTTTTGTCTCCTTGCCGTTCGGGGCAGTATCTGGCGTCACTGGTCTTGGAACTTGCTTTTCTGGGACATGGATTTGCCAATCTGGGACATCCGGTTTTCGCGACAGAACTGTTACTCCCACCCCGCGCGCGCTTGTTCCTACATTGGCGTCCTTCCCGACGAAGAAAGGACATCACCATGGGACACCCTTACACCGGCGGCTGCGCGTGCGGCGCCCTGCGCTACGAGATTGCGGGCGAACCGGTCTTCCAGAACCATTGCCAGTGCCTGGACTGCCAGCACAAGAGCGGCACCGGCCACGGCTCCTACCTGACGTTCGCGCGGGCTGGCGTGGTGCAGCGCGGCCAGTCGACGCACTGGGAGATGGTGGCCGACAGCGGCAACGTGAAGACGCGGGCGTTCTGCCCGACCTGCGGTTCACCGGTCTCGATGACCTTCGCCGCGATGCCGGAGCTGTTCACCGTGCACGCGGCCAGCCTGGACGACCCCGGTCGCTTCCAGCCACAGGCGGTGACTTACGCAATGCGTGCCCATGACTGGGAGCACCTGGACCCGGCCTTGCCCCGCTTCGAGAAGATGCCGCCTAGGTGAGGGCTTCCTTGATCGCTCTCCCGCGCTCGGCGCGAACGTGCTGCCGACGCGCGCGCCTGGAGCGAGCCCTGAGTTTCAGGGCTCAGTCGAGCTCACCCATGCCACTTCGAGGCATGGATCACGGCGCACATGTCGACGCGGTGGAAGTGCGGCTCCTTGCAGGCGAGGAAGTCGTCGTTGAAGGTGCCGAAAGTGCTGTCCGGGCGGTGCTTCATGCCCTGGTAGAAGGCGTCGATGATCCCGTTCTTGAAATCGGCTTCGCGGGGAAATGCGGCGAGGACGGCCTGGCGCTCCGCGTCCGTGAACTGGTCGTAGCCGCGGCCCGCAACGTCCATGCCCGCGCCCGCCTGGACCAGCGCGATCTCCGGCTTCATGAACTGCGGAATGCCGGGTGTCGAATGGAGCGCCACGGCGTTCCAGACCGTCTCGATGTCGCCTTCAGCAATGCCGTGGCTTCGCAGGAAGTCGCGTGCCGCATTCGCGCCGTCCACTTCGAAGCGAAGCTGGCTGTTCCCGTAGTGCGGGGTGAGGCCGATGTCGTGGAACATGGACGCCGCGTAGAGCAGTTCGGCATCGAACTGCAAGCCTGCCCGGCGGCCAGCCAGCTCGCCCCAGCAATAGACGCGCAGCGAGTGGTGATAGAGCAGGTCGCTTTCGGTGTCGCGAACGAACTGGGTCAGCTCGCGGGCGAGCTGGCTGTCCGGAATGCGGATTCCGGAGACTTCGTTGGGAATCATGGCTTCTCCATCGGTGGATGATGTTCGGGAAAACCAAGCAGCTGCGCGAAGTCGCCCACGCTCTCGCGGGGCATCGCAGGCTGGTTCACCGGTGCCTGCGGGTCGCCGTAGCCCATGGACATGCCGAAGACCACCACTTCCTCGGGCGGCAAGTGCAGTTGCTCCGCAATGACTTCATGGAAAGGCGCAAAGGAGACCTGGGGGCAGGTGTCGATGCCTCGCGCCCTCGCAGCGATCATCACGTTCTGCGCGAACATGCCGAGGTCGATCCAGCTGTGCGGCTTCAGGCGGCGGTCGATCGCGAAGAGGAGACCCACTGGCGCACCGAAGAACGACAGGTTGCGCTCGGACTGGCGGGCGCGCGCGGCGGCGTCCGTGCGGTCGATGTCGAGGGAAGCGTAGTAGCGCGCTCCGAAGTCCTGCAGCCTCGCGCGGAACACATCCGGCAGCGGATCCGGAAAGTGGGCCGGCGCCGGCAGGTTGCCGGCCCGTGAGGCTGCGAGCAGCATATCGCCAAGCTTGTCCTTGACGCTGCCGCTGACGACGTACACCCGCCATGGCTGGATGTTCGCGCCGCTCGGCGCCGTGGCAGCGTCGGCGAGGATGTCCTCCACCTGTTTCCGGTCCAGCGGCTGCGGCTTGAACGCGCGCACCGCGTGGCGCGAGCGCATGACCGTGGACACGCAGCGGGCGATGGCTTCCTGGCCCCAATCACGTACGGAGTTGTCCATCGTCTACTCCTGCGGCGCCGCGTGGTAGGAGATCCGGCCCGAGGGCAGGAAGAACAGGGCGATGACGGCGCCGTCCTTGGCTTCCGGATAGTGCTGGCTGCCGGGAGCGGGCGCGGTCCAGCCACCGTAGCACCATCCGTTGGGACCGTTCAGGGCTGCGCCGGGAGTGAGCGGCACGACCAGGTTGAACTCGCCGTAGGGGTGCCCGTGGTACTGGCCGCGAAAGCGGCGGTCGGGATGGCCCTGGTGGTTGCCGGTGCTGTCCATGTACACCGCGGTGATGCTGAAGTGCAGGGTGCGCTCGCTCGGTTCGGCGATGCGGCTGCGGCGGTAGGCCGGACCGTCGATCTCCACGTTCGCGGCCCAGCCTTCCTGGACCCCCATCTGCACGAGGGCCGACAAGGCCTGGTAGAGCTCGCTGCCCGGGCCGTACTTTTCGTTCAGCCAGCGCTCGACCTCCGTGCTTGCGGTCATGTCTTTCACTTCTTCGAGGAAGGGGATCGAGCGCGCGATCAGCGCCTCGGGTCCATGGATGGAGGGTTCGGTGGTCATGGGCTTCTCGCGGTGTGGTGCGGCGAATCATGGTCGCGGCCCGCGTTGAAGGGAACTGATGCTTCTGCAAGCCCATAATGCATGCCGTTCATGGCGAGAGGGCAATCATGAGTATCGGCCGCACGGACCTCAACCTGCTCAAGGTCTTCGACGCCGTCTACGAGGAAAGGAACCTGGTCCTCGCAGGCAAGCGGCTCAACCTCACCCAATCGGCGGTGAGCCATGCGCTTGCGAGGTTGCGCGAGCTGGTGGGCGACGAGCTCTTCATGCGAACGGGCAAGGGCATGGTGCCGACCGGCCGCGCCACGGCCATGGCGCCGGTCCTGCGCGATTCCTTGCGGCGCATCGAGGCGACGCTGGGCACGGAGAAGTTCGTGCCGGGCGAGTCTACGCGGCGCTTCGTGATCGCCGCCAACGACCACCTCACCGCGGTCATCATTGCACCGCTCACGCGCGAACTGCAGCAGGCTGCGCCTGGCGTGGACCTCGTGATCCGGCCCTCGACGCGGCTCGATCTGGCGGAGCAGATCGACCTTGGACGGATCGACCTCGCGATCGGCATCTTCGCGCAGGTGCCCAGCCGGCTGAACTCGCGCACGCTGATGTCGCAGGGCGAAGCCGTGCTGATGCGGCGCGGCCACCCCGCGGCGCGCCGCAAGCTCACGCTGCGGGACATGGCGAAGTACCCGCTGGTGACGGTCTCCGTCGGCGGGCAGGAGGAGGGCGCGGTGGGTGGCTTCATCCTGGAGCGCGGTCTGGCCCGGCAGTCCGAGATGTTCGATCGCCAGGCCCTGGAAGAGGCGCTGCAGCGTGAACAGGAAAGGCCGCGTGCGCGGGTTACGGTGCCGCATTCGCTGGCGATCCCGGAGCTCCTGCGCGACACCGACATGCTGTCGATCGTCCCCGCCTCGCTGGCCGTGGCGCTCGTCAAGAACAGCGAACTGCTGCGCCGGCAAGCTCCGTACCAGGCCGAGGCCTCCACGATCCGCGCGGTCTGGCATCGCCGCGACGAGCACGATGCAGGTCACGCGTGGCTGCGTGAGCTGGTGGCCGGGACGGCTCGCGTCGCCGAGGAGGCGCTCGCCTGACAGTTGCCGGCAGTGAAGTGCACGGCGTGCATCGCGTGCTTGCAAAGACTTCAGTTCTCCCGGGCGCCGCGACCCACCATCATTCCGCCACTTCGAGTTTTCAAGTGTGTGAGGTGCGGAATGAATGCAATGAATCGTCGCGCGTTTGCGCGGTTGGCCATGACACTGCCAGCGGCCAGCTGGCTGGCTCCATCCTTCTCCCAGGCGGCTGGCGTGGGCAAGTTGCTGGTGGGCTACCCCGCCGGCGGCACGCTGGATACCACGGCACGCCAGCTGGCCGAAGCGTGGCGCAAGCAGGGGCACCTTTACATCGTCGACAACCGCGCGGGAGCGGCGGGCCGCATCGCCAGCAGCCAGCTGAAGCGCGAACGGCCGGACGGAAGCGCGCTCTTGTGCACGCACGCTTCCGCTCTCACCATCTACCCGCATGTGTACTCGCGCCTGATGTACGACCCGGTCGCGGACCTGCTGCCCGTGTCGCCGCTGGTGGCCGCCACTTGCGCGTTCGCAGTGAGCAATGCGGCGCCTCCCGGCGTGACGGACGTGAAGTCGTACGTCGAGTGGGTGCGGCGTTTCCCTGGGGCCGCCAGCTATGCGTCGCCGGCCGCCGGCTCGTTCGCGCATTTCCTCGGCTACCAGCTGTCCGAGGCGGCCGGCCTGAAGCTGCAGCACATCGGCTACCGCGGGTCCGCCCCGGCCATGCAGGACCTCATCGGCGGGCAGATTCCCGCTTACCTCGGGTTTGTCGCGGACTTCCTGCCTTACCTGGAGCAAGGGAAGCTCCGGATCCTCGGCGTCTCCGGGGAGAAGCGCTCGCCTTTCCTGCCCAAGGTTCCGACCTTCATCGAGCAGGGCTTTCCGAAGGTCCGGGGTGCCGAGAACTACGGCATCTTCGCGCCGCCTGGCACGCCGGACGGCGTCGTCCAGGCGACGTATGCCGCCATCGTGGCGGCAAGCAAGGACCCGGCGTTGCAGCGCGCCTTCGCGGAGGTCGGGCTGGAAACGGTGACCATGCCGCCGGGCGAGTACGCGAGGCAGCTGCAGCGAGAGCGTGACGCCTGGGCGCCGGTCGTGCGTGCGTCCGGTTTCCGTTCGGAGGAGTGATCGATGAGCCAGCGCCTCGACTACAACCAGCTCGCTCCCGCGGGAATGAAGGCTCTCGGTGCTGCCTACGGCTACACCGCGCAAAGCAGCCTCTCGCCGGTCCTGGTGGACCTGGTCTACCTGCGCGTCTCGCAGATCAACAACTGCGCGTACTGCCTCGACATGCACACGCGGGACCTGCTGAAGCGAGGCGTCCCCGTGGAAAAGATCGCGCTGCTGCAGGCTTGGCGCGAAGCCGGGGACCTGTTCGATCCGCGTGAGCAGGCCGCCCTGGCCTGGGCGGAGTCGGTGACGCGCGTCGCCGACACGGGCGTACCCGACGCGGACTTCGATGCCGCACGCGACGTCTTCGACGAGCGCGAACTGGTGGACCTCACCCTCGCCATCGGCGTGATGAACAGCTACAACCGCATGGCGATCAGCTTCCGCAGCACGCCGGCGGCGGTTTCCTCGAAGTAGTCAGTCCGGCTTGCCGGCCAAGGCGGAGCGGCCCCGGACGACGGCCTCGCATGGCAGCAGCCTGTGCGTCTCGCCGACTTCGGTGGCGTGATGGGTTCCCCACGCCATCAGCGACTGCAGCAAGGGCAGCAAGCTCTCTCCCAGCGGCGTGAGCAGGTACTCGACGCCTTGCGGGCTGGAGGCCACGGGCCGGCGTTCGACCAGGCCATGTTCCTCCAGCGCCCGCAGCTGCTCGATCAACACCTTTTGCGACAGGCCGGCAATGCGCTTTTCGAGGTCATTCGTGCGCTGCGGGCCGGTCGCCAGCACGTCCAGGAGGACGGCCTTCCAGCGCCCGGACAGGATGCCCAACGCGCGTTCGAGCGGCAAGCCTCGCAGGTGTTTGATGACCTTCATGTACTGACCAATCGGTGTGTAGATTCCGCGCGCTTCGCTACCTAATCTCCAGGCCTCGCATCCCTTGGAGAAAGTCCCGTGACAGACCTGTTTTCATCCCTCTTGCTTGGCGGCGCCGTTGCCCTGAAGAACCGAATTGTGATGGCGCCCATGACCCGCACGCGAACGTCCCCTGGCGACGTCCCCAATGCGCTCATGGCTACCTACTATGGCCAGCGGGCAAGCGCCGGCCTGATCATCAGCGAGGCCATCGACGTGGCGCCGTCCAGCAAGGGTTACGCCTGCACGCCCGGCATCTACACGGAGGCGCAGCGCAAGGGCTGGCGCCTGGTGACGGAGGAGGTCCATCGCCAAGGCGGGACCATCTTCGCGCAGCTCTGGCACGTGGGCCGGATGGCGCATCCGTCGATGATGCCCAATGGCGAAGCCCCCTGGGGCGTGACCGAGCAGCGGGCTGAAAACTCCGACGTGTTCGCGCACGACGCCAACGGTGTCCTGGGCTACATGCGCGCCGGCGCGCCTCGCAAGCTCGCGACGCAGGAGGTTTCGGACCTGGTCGGGACCTTCGCCCATGCGTTCGCGGACCTGCGTGCCGCCGGGTTTGACGGCGTGGAACTGCACGCCGCCAACGGCTACCTGTTCGAGCAGTTCATGAACCCCGTGCTCAACACGCGCACCGACCGCTACGGCGGCGGCAGCCTCCACGATCGCACCCGGTTCCTGATGGAAGTCGTCGACGCCGGCGTGCGCCAGTTCGGCCCCGGGCGCGTCGGCGTCCGCCTGTCTCCGTTCGGCCTGTTCAACTCCATGCCTGCTGACCCGGGCGTCGAGGGGACGCTGTTGTACCTGGCCAAGGAACTGGGTCGCCGCGGCGCCGCGTACATGCACCTGATCTACGAGCTGATGCCCACCGGCAACATGGAGACCGCCGTCTTCCAGGCACGCCATCTCGATCACGCGTTGCTGGCGAAGGTCCGCGCGAGCTTCCCGGGGACCCTCATCTGGGCCGGCGGCTTCAACAGCCGCGACGGCGCAGAGGCCGCGCTCAAGACCGGGCTCGTGGACTTGATCGCGTTTGGGCGGCCTTTCATCGGCAACCCCGACCTGCCGGAACGGCTCAAGAAAGGCTGGCCGCTGACGGAGGCGGACCGCTCGACTTACTACACGCGGCGGGGCGAGGTGGGGTTCACCGACTTTGCGCGGTATGCCGGGGCTCAAGCAGGAGCGCGTTGAGCCTTGCGGGCGAGGCGGACGCTAAGGCGTCCGCCGCGGCAGATTCCCCCGGATCAACTCCCCCGAAATCGACACCCCCGTTGCAAACTCCGGCAGCGCATCCCCCGGCCCGAACCAGCGCGCTTCGGCGATCTCCTCGCCGTCCACCACGATCTCGCCGCTCTCCCACTCCGCGGTGAAGGCGATCATCAGCGAATGCGGGAAGGGCCAGGACTGGCTGCCGAAATAGCGCAGGTCGCGCACGCGCAGGCCGACTTCTTCGAACACCTCGCGGTGCACCGCATCCTCGACCGACTCGCCCGCCTCCAGGAAGCCAGCCAAGGCGCTGAAGCGGCGATTGGGCGATGCCGAATTGCGGGCCA
Encoded proteins:
- a CDS encoding HD domain-containing protein; the encoded protein is MIPNEVSGIRIPDSQLARELTQFVRDTESDLLYHHSLRVYCWGELAGRRAGLQFDAELLYAASMFHDIGLTPHYGNSQLRFEVDGANAARDFLRSHGIAEGDIETVWNAVALHSTPGIPQFMKPEIALVQAGAGMDVAGRGYDQFTDAERQAVLAAFPREADFKNGIIDAFYQGMKHRPDSTFGTFNDDFLACKEPHFHRVDMCAVIHASKWHG
- a CDS encoding GFA family protein; this encodes MGHPYTGGCACGALRYEIAGEPVFQNHCQCLDCQHKSGTGHGSYLTFARAGVVQRGQSTHWEMVADSGNVKTRAFCPTCGSPVSMTFAAMPELFTVHAASLDDPGRFQPQAVTYAMRAHDWEHLDPALPRFEKMPPR
- a CDS encoding 3-keto-5-aminohexanoate cleavage protein encodes the protein MNFLDGHLYPENQQPLIITAAPYAPGWIPSDFPEDIPIAMKDQIQKAVDCYEAGATVLHLHVREADGKGSKRLSKFNELIAGVRERVPEMVIQVGGSISFAPEEGQAAKWLSDDTRHMLAELDPKPDQVTVTVNTTQMNVTEHAGLDDFRGVSRGFPEYYEAYRNMIVPSNPSWVEEHIRRLTAAGIQSEFQCYNINSFETIERMIRRGVYKGPLVMNWVAISGGMDQANIYNLANMLRAVPDGAVLTVESSVLNVLPINMIGMALGLHVRCGIEDVLWNQQRTGKMSSVEQIKQLVRIAGEFGRPIATAQQAREILKIGVFYDTVEETLQANGFAPNRNGGHQGFLRKPAMA
- a CDS encoding alkene reductase; its protein translation is MTDLFSSLLLGGAVALKNRIVMAPMTRTRTSPGDVPNALMATYYGQRASAGLIISEAIDVAPSSKGYACTPGIYTEAQRKGWRLVTEEVHRQGGTIFAQLWHVGRMAHPSMMPNGEAPWGVTEQRAENSDVFAHDANGVLGYMRAGAPRKLATQEVSDLVGTFAHAFADLRAAGFDGVELHAANGYLFEQFMNPVLNTRTDRYGGGSLHDRTRFLMEVVDAGVRQFGPGRVGVRLSPFGLFNSMPADPGVEGTLLYLAKELGRRGAAYMHLIYELMPTGNMETAVFQARHLDHALLAKVRASFPGTLIWAGGFNSRDGAEAALKTGLVDLIAFGRPFIGNPDLPERLKKGWPLTEADRSTYYTRRGEVGFTDFARYAGAQAGAR
- a CDS encoding carboxymuconolactone decarboxylase family protein, encoding MSQRLDYNQLAPAGMKALGAAYGYTAQSSLSPVLVDLVYLRVSQINNCAYCLDMHTRDLLKRGVPVEKIALLQAWREAGDLFDPREQAALAWAESVTRVADTGVPDADFDAARDVFDERELVDLTLAIGVMNSYNRMAISFRSTPAAVSSK
- a CDS encoding nitroreductase, whose product is MDNSVRDWGQEAIARCVSTVMRSRHAVRAFKPQPLDRKQVEDILADAATAPSGANIQPWRVYVVSGSVKDKLGDMLLAASRAGNLPAPAHFPDPLPDVFRARLQDFGARYYASLDIDRTDAAARARQSERNLSFFGAPVGLLFAIDRRLKPHSWIDLGMFAQNVMIAARARGIDTCPQVSFAPFHEVIAEQLHLPPEEVVVFGMSMGYGDPQAPVNQPAMPRESVGDFAQLLGFPEHHPPMEKP
- a CDS encoding tripartite tricarboxylate transporter substrate-binding protein; protein product: MTLPAASWLAPSFSQAAGVGKLLVGYPAGGTLDTTARQLAEAWRKQGHLYIVDNRAGAAGRIASSQLKRERPDGSALLCTHASALTIYPHVYSRLMYDPVADLLPVSPLVAATCAFAVSNAAPPGVTDVKSYVEWVRRFPGAASYASPAAGSFAHFLGYQLSEAAGLKLQHIGYRGSAPAMQDLIGGQIPAYLGFVADFLPYLEQGKLRILGVSGEKRSPFLPKVPTFIEQGFPKVRGAENYGIFAPPGTPDGVVQATYAAIVAASKDPALQRAFAEVGLETVTMPPGEYARQLQRERDAWAPVVRASGFRSEE
- a CDS encoding tripartite tricarboxylate transporter substrate binding protein, coding for MNLQQFGRRTALALIASSMSLSVFALGEKPLKVIVPAPPGGTVDIAARVIGQKISEDIGRPVVIENRAGATGWIGLGAMMKAEADGNTIAIGPNNMLVEAPQVMKVPYDPLKDIVSLARVALTSYVLESSADYPAKDFTGLVAHLKAQKGKTSFASYGAGTVSQYSGLIFSNREDLDMQHVAYSGSPPAIQAMLGGQVDIMFDGMVASLPFIKSGKLRAYAVSGKKRSPYLPEVPTMTELGFPEIQFQGQLCFYGSSKLPPEVVAKLQETIKKAASTPAIQQRLFDAGLEPDVSVDSSALLAENKALSQRNAAIVKKFDIRAN
- a CDS encoding DUF4863 family protein gives rise to the protein MTTEPSIHGPEALIARSIPFLEEVKDMTASTEVERWLNEKYGPGSELYQALSALVQMGVQEGWAANVEIDGPAYRRSRIAEPSERTLHFSITAVYMDSTGNHQGHPDRRFRGQYHGHPYGEFNLVVPLTPGAALNGPNGWCYGGWTAPAPGSQHYPEAKDGAVIALFFLPSGRISYHAAPQE
- a CDS encoding LysR substrate-binding domain-containing protein; translation: MSIGRTDLNLLKVFDAVYEERNLVLAGKRLNLTQSAVSHALARLRELVGDELFMRTGKGMVPTGRATAMAPVLRDSLRRIEATLGTEKFVPGESTRRFVIAANDHLTAVIIAPLTRELQQAAPGVDLVIRPSTRLDLAEQIDLGRIDLAIGIFAQVPSRLNSRTLMSQGEAVLMRRGHPAARRKLTLRDMAKYPLVTVSVGGQEEGAVGGFILERGLARQSEMFDRQALEEALQREQERPRARVTVPHSLAIPELLRDTDMLSIVPASLAVALVKNSELLRRQAPYQAEASTIRAVWHRRDEHDAGHAWLRELVAGTARVAEEALA
- a CDS encoding winged helix-turn-helix transcriptional regulator, which translates into the protein MKVIKHLRGLPLERALGILSGRWKAVLLDVLATGPQRTNDLEKRIAGLSQKVLIEQLRALEEHGLVERRPVASSPQGVEYLLTPLGESLLPLLQSLMAWGTHHATEVGETHRLLPCEAVVRGRSALAGKPD
- a CDS encoding AraC family transcriptional regulator gives rise to the protein MKHGSDFVRSGSLNGYVDLVRSLGRDPNAFLRSVGLKAKLLEDSEMLVPRDAVRELLEITARATQVEDFALRLAAPRRLSTLGPVSLVMREDPTPRAALDTLCRYLRLVNASLTILVEDAGSVVIIREDLQPTPGLSMRQSEELAVGTMFRILAELIGPQWRPQEVCFAHRPPQDVSAHRAFFRRTPKFNQEFNGLVCSASDLSMPRESGDQVAAGYARKFLEADLGVDRSPSAQQGCRQVMLALLPNGTCTAAEVARLLRVDRRTLHRRLDAEGLTFMRLLDQVRSDLAKRHLRESDLPISEVAALLGFARPTGFSHWFRGVFGCSASEWRSQAGRDQAIAGLRRKP